In a genomic window of Flavobacterium sp. KACC 22761:
- a CDS encoding DUF6642 family protein, with protein MDNEKFIFCLEGVPDVDDFTTTDVVKNLEEIAINQGISSIHKTCDTIEGLEESLNTLLYDDHNFKDYEIIYLVMPGQENNICLHDYYYSIEEIAELFEGKMKGKIIHFANKKRLDLNDEEAQYFLDITGARAISGYGSTYNKIASCSTIDKAFFSLYQENDDLTEMVEELYQKHYALCKLLDFRLYY; from the coding sequence ATGGATAATGAAAAATTTATTTTCTGCCTTGAAGGCGTTCCTGATGTAGATGATTTTACTACAACCGATGTGGTCAAAAATCTTGAAGAAATTGCAATTAACCAAGGTATTTCCAGCATTCATAAAACCTGCGACACTATTGAAGGTCTTGAGGAAAGTTTAAACACCTTATTGTATGATGATCACAACTTTAAAGATTATGAGATCATTTATTTGGTGATGCCAGGACAAGAAAACAACATTTGCCTTCATGATTATTATTACAGCATTGAGGAAATAGCAGAACTTTTTGAAGGAAAAATGAAAGGAAAGATTATTCATTTTGCCAATAAAAAAAGACTCGACCTTAACGACGAAGAAGCACAATATTTTCTAGACATAACTGGTGCGCGCGCCATTTCGGGTTACGGATCTACTTATAACAAAATTGCAAGTTGCAGTACAATTGACAAGGCATTTTTTAGCTTGTATCAAGAAAATGATGACCTTACTGAAATGGTCGAAGAGTTGTACCAAAAACATTATGCACTCTGTAAATTGCTTGATTTCAGATTATATTATTAG
- a CDS encoding AraC family transcriptional regulator: protein MPKLNQFKTLVLDEFEEEKFHLPPHTHTYYEIIYIKKGSGIHHLNNNLLPYKAGDLFVISPDDEHYFDIKKSTRFIFIKFTDNYFNSKQNLTCDEFLLNTPESFMRDKILKETVLKFDEPCRTILKNTVENIVTYDKYIDVTSSPIVFYQILSIFGLIKETIRCMNLQMKSAHFDSEQIANYIHQNIYQPKLVQVKVIAEHFNIAQTYFSAYFKRTFGVSYREYIHNLRLALIEKRFHNNKLPIKQIAHEFGFTDESHLTNYFKKRKNMKPTDFKKL from the coding sequence ATGCCGAAATTAAATCAGTTTAAAACGCTTGTCCTTGACGAATTTGAAGAAGAAAAATTTCACCTTCCTCCACATACACATACGTATTACGAAATCATATACATTAAGAAAGGGAGCGGGATTCATCATCTAAATAATAATCTTCTGCCTTACAAAGCGGGCGACTTATTTGTGATTTCGCCAGACGATGAACATTATTTTGACATAAAGAAAAGCACTCGATTCATCTTTATCAAATTCACTGACAATTATTTCAATTCTAAACAGAATTTAACTTGCGATGAATTTTTATTGAATACTCCCGAAAGTTTCATGCGCGATAAAATCTTAAAAGAAACGGTTTTGAAATTTGATGAACCTTGCAGAACAATTTTAAAAAATACTGTCGAAAATATTGTAACCTATGATAAGTATATCGATGTTACCTCTTCTCCGATTGTATTTTATCAGATTCTTTCGATTTTTGGTTTAATCAAAGAAACTATCCGCTGCATGAACCTTCAGATGAAATCGGCTCATTTTGATAGTGAACAAATTGCCAATTATATTCATCAGAATATTTATCAGCCCAAATTGGTTCAGGTAAAAGTTATTGCAGAACATTTTAATATTGCGCAAACCTATTTTAGCGCTTATTTCAAAAGGACTTTTGGTGTCAGTTATCGAGAATATATTCATAATTTAAGATTGGCTTTAATCGAAAAAAGATTTCACAACAATAAATTGCCGATTAAACAGATTGCGCATGAATTTGGCTTTACAGACGAAAGTCATTTGACCAATTATTTCAAAAAACGTAAAAACATGAAACCGACAGATTTCAAAAAACTCTAG
- a CDS encoding TonB-dependent receptor → MNFKELLNKGANYCSVLVFLLCLLMSSQVNAQTTTIEGTVKDAAGLTLPGVNVLEKGTKNGVSTDFDGRYKIKLTNPKAVLTFSFIGFGTKEIPAAGKTKVDVVLTEDSNNLNEVVVIGYGTSKKSDLTGAVATFSGNEVRKIPVPNVAEALTGRIAGVSVTSSEGSPDSNIQVRIRGNGSLSQDASPLYIVDGFPVNSLNDISASDIETMTVLKDASSTAIYGSRGAYGVIIVTTKKGKDGKIAVNFNMFYGMKQMTNTIPVTSPEDYVKWQYEYALLDQTDKTILSNPSSYTKYFGNWQDYDQYKGMKGNDWQKQVFGRTGEVQSRDLSIRGGSDKINYNFNYAHYDEKAIMLGSDFNRNNLSLALNSKASDKIDLSFTVRYSDTEINGAGMNEQNEVSSADSRLKNIVGYAPIPVPGLTTDDTDEAVAANLTHPFVAITDNNRQQFRKNFNTLGSFSWKLTQDLVFKSELGLDNYNYQDYRFYGRTTYYVKNNPAAERQNMPAMIMVDRKDTRFRNANTLNYDLKKLVGENHNLKFLFGEESINYQRNDLTSTIQGYPLSFELDEAKKLTSQGTPISVDNFYYPDDKLLSFFGRANYDYKDKYLLTATYRADGSSKFLGSNKWGFFPAAAAAWKISGEEFMKDASWINLLKLRVSYGEAGNNNIPTGQMVQSFISSTSTWINGVDNFWAASKTMANPDLKWETTVTQNIGLDFDLFKNKVTGSVEVYKNKTKDLLMLFPISGGYDNQYRNMGEIQNSGVEATLNLNLIEREKYGVSVSFNAAFNTNKINSLGVMNNFTASSGWASSSITGDYLVNVGQPLGIMYGYKSDGRYEVSDFDYAAGAYTLKSGVPDGSTVVGKMQPGAMKLKDIDGDGKVNANDLTVIGNANPKSTGGMVLNANAYGFDLSAAFNWSIGNDVYNANKIEFASSIPNGQYRNLSTEMADGKRWTNLDPNTGQLVTDPTALTALNANTTMWSPYMPRYVFSDWAVEDGSFLRLNTLSLGYTTPNALTSALGVSKLRFYFTASNVFVWTNYSGPDPESSTRRSTPYTPGVDYSAYPRSRQLIFGLNLNF, encoded by the coding sequence ATGAACTTTAAAGAATTATTAAACAAAGGAGCAAACTATTGCTCTGTACTTGTTTTCTTATTGTGCTTGCTTATGAGTAGTCAGGTAAATGCACAGACTACAACTATAGAAGGAACAGTTAAGGACGCTGCCGGACTTACTTTGCCGGGAGTTAATGTGCTTGAAAAAGGAACTAAAAACGGTGTTTCTACAGATTTTGACGGACGTTATAAGATCAAATTGACTAATCCTAAAGCTGTTTTGACTTTTTCATTTATCGGATTTGGAACCAAAGAAATTCCTGCAGCAGGAAAAACGAAAGTTGATGTAGTTCTGACCGAAGATTCTAATAACTTGAATGAGGTTGTTGTAATTGGATATGGAACTTCAAAGAAATCTGATTTGACTGGAGCAGTTGCGACATTCTCTGGAAATGAGGTGCGCAAAATTCCGGTTCCTAACGTTGCAGAAGCTTTAACTGGGCGTATTGCCGGAGTATCGGTAACTTCTTCTGAAGGTTCGCCAGATTCGAATATTCAAGTTAGAATTCGTGGAAACGGTTCTTTAAGCCAAGATGCATCTCCATTATATATCGTTGATGGATTTCCGGTAAACAGTCTTAATGATATTTCTGCTTCTGATATTGAAACTATGACAGTCTTGAAAGATGCATCATCTACAGCAATCTATGGTTCTAGAGGAGCTTATGGAGTTATTATTGTTACTACGAAAAAAGGTAAAGATGGTAAAATTGCAGTAAACTTCAATATGTTCTACGGAATGAAACAGATGACAAATACGATTCCTGTTACATCTCCTGAAGATTATGTGAAATGGCAATATGAGTATGCATTGCTTGATCAAACAGACAAAACTATTTTGAGTAACCCAAGTTCTTACACAAAATATTTTGGTAACTGGCAAGATTATGACCAATACAAAGGCATGAAAGGAAACGACTGGCAAAAACAAGTTTTTGGACGTACAGGTGAAGTTCAAAGCCGTGACTTGTCTATTCGTGGTGGATCTGATAAAATAAACTATAATTTCAACTATGCTCATTATGACGAAAAAGCAATTATGTTGGGATCTGATTTCAACAGAAACAATTTATCTCTTGCCTTAAACAGCAAAGCTTCTGATAAAATTGATTTAAGTTTTACAGTTCGTTACTCAGATACAGAAATTAATGGTGCTGGTATGAACGAGCAAAATGAGGTTTCATCAGCAGATTCTCGTTTGAAAAATATTGTTGGATATGCTCCAATTCCAGTCCCAGGTTTGACTACTGATGATACAGATGAAGCTGTTGCCGCAAATTTAACGCACCCTTTCGTAGCTATTACAGATAATAACCGTCAACAGTTCAGAAAAAACTTTAATACATTAGGAAGTTTTTCTTGGAAATTGACTCAAGATTTAGTTTTTAAATCAGAGTTAGGTTTAGACAACTATAACTACCAAGATTACCGTTTCTACGGACGTACAACGTATTATGTAAAAAATAATCCAGCAGCAGAAAGACAAAATATGCCTGCGATGATTATGGTGGACAGAAAAGATACTCGTTTTAGAAATGCGAATACTTTAAATTATGATTTGAAAAAATTAGTTGGTGAAAATCATAATTTGAAATTCCTTTTTGGAGAAGAAAGTATTAACTATCAAAGAAATGACCTTACAAGTACAATTCAAGGTTATCCATTATCTTTTGAACTAGATGAAGCAAAAAAATTAACTTCTCAGGGTACGCCAATTTCAGTTGATAATTTTTATTATCCAGATGACAAACTGCTTTCTTTCTTCGGACGTGCAAATTATGACTATAAAGACAAATATCTTCTTACAGCAACGTACCGTGCCGATGGATCTAGTAAATTCTTAGGCAGCAATAAATGGGGATTCTTCCCTGCAGCAGCAGCAGCTTGGAAAATTTCAGGAGAAGAGTTTATGAAAGATGCTTCATGGATCAATTTGCTTAAATTAAGAGTGAGTTATGGTGAGGCTGGAAACAATAATATTCCAACTGGACAAATGGTTCAAAGTTTCATTTCTTCTACATCTACTTGGATTAATGGTGTTGATAATTTCTGGGCAGCTTCTAAAACAATGGCAAATCCAGATTTAAAATGGGAAACTACAGTTACACAAAATATCGGTTTAGATTTTGACTTGTTCAAAAACAAAGTAACAGGATCGGTAGAGGTTTATAAAAATAAAACAAAAGATTTATTAATGCTTTTCCCAATCTCTGGAGGTTATGACAACCAATACAGAAATATGGGTGAAATTCAAAACAGTGGAGTTGAGGCAACTTTGAATCTTAACCTTATTGAAAGAGAAAAGTACGGTGTAAGTGTATCTTTCAACGCTGCATTTAATACTAATAAAATCAACTCACTTGGAGTAATGAATAACTTTACTGCGTCATCTGGATGGGCTTCGTCATCAATTACAGGAGATTATTTAGTTAACGTAGGACAGCCATTAGGTATCATGTACGGATATAAGAGCGATGGACGTTATGAAGTAAGCGACTTTGATTACGCTGCAGGAGCTTATACTTTAAAAAGTGGAGTGCCAGACGGTTCAACAGTAGTTGGTAAAATGCAGCCAGGTGCTATGAAATTAAAAGATATTGATGGTGACGGAAAAGTAAATGCAAATGATTTGACTGTTATTGGAAATGCAAATCCAAAAAGCACAGGTGGTATGGTGTTAAATGCAAATGCTTACGGATTCGATCTTTCTGCTGCTTTCAACTGGAGTATTGGAAACGATGTGTACAACGCAAATAAAATTGAATTTGCTTCTTCAATTCCGAATGGACAATATAGAAATTTAAGCACAGAAATGGCTGATGGAAAAAGATGGACAAATCTTGATCCAAACACAGGACAATTAGTAACAGATCCTACAGCATTGACTGCTTTAAATGCAAACACTACAATGTGGTCGCCTTATATGCCTCGCTATGTATTTAGTGATTGGGCAGTTGAAGACGGATCTTTCTTAAGACTTAATACTTTGAGTTTGGGTTATACAACTCCAAATGCTTTGACTTCTGCTTTAGGAGTTTCTAAGTTGAGATTTTATTTTACAGCAAGTAATGTTTTTGTTTGGACGAACTATTCAGGTCCAGATCCAGAATCTTCAACTAGAAGAAGCACGCCTTATACACCGGGAGTTGATTATTCAGCTTATCCGAGAAGCAGACAGTTGATCTTTGGTCTAAACCTTAATTTTTAA
- a CDS encoding DUF5123 domain-containing protein, whose amino-acid sequence MKTKYIMKGAIAALLFMTAFSSCDTFNEGVIDTLDVNRAFSPIELKATVRNETSVELNWTVKPDADHYVVQFSADDPDFKTIFKTVNVAPSELPVKVQLEGETVYSIRVKAVSATGLEDSKWSVTTATTLSEQLFVSPVPASDIEATQVTLRWVPNSNVTQITVEPGGISHTITAAEKTAGVAVIKGLTGETKYTATLLNGTKKRGTATFTTGIDIGTGILVKAEDNNLIQKITDSPTGSVLVLMPGDYTTQTGLVAINKTITIRGLRTENKPKLKLNFTLANNPANASEVVNFSLIDVDMSGSGLTGAAIAISTAAPTQLGDVLISNSNVHDFPSQLMYGNATAKLKSFTVDGSTIKNVNTAGSADFVDFRATFVANVSLTKSTFDTCSSRDFVRLDAVLPANGGFSGTGLTSNVLIDQCTIYTPTLPLASRILYLRFVSNASIVRNTLFAVGSAVYTNSTATAAPTFLNNNNFNSPNLALVGSNNRPDASATTLDPQFTNAAGGNFTVGNQSIKDKKIGDPQWLK is encoded by the coding sequence ATGAAAACAAAATATATTATGAAAGGAGCAATTGCGGCATTATTGTTCATGACTGCCTTTTCAAGTTGTGACACTTTTAATGAAGGAGTAATTGACACTTTGGATGTAAACAGAGCGTTTTCTCCAATAGAACTTAAAGCGACGGTTAGAAATGAGACTTCAGTAGAGTTGAATTGGACTGTAAAACCAGATGCAGATCATTATGTAGTGCAATTCAGTGCAGATGATCCTGACTTTAAAACTATTTTTAAAACAGTAAATGTTGCGCCATCTGAATTGCCTGTAAAAGTGCAGCTTGAAGGAGAAACAGTTTATTCGATTCGAGTAAAAGCAGTAAGTGCAACTGGTTTAGAAGATTCTAAATGGTCGGTTACTACAGCTACAACTTTGTCTGAGCAGCTTTTTGTTTCGCCAGTACCGGCATCAGATATTGAAGCAACGCAAGTAACTTTAAGATGGGTTCCAAATAGTAATGTAACTCAAATTACTGTTGAGCCAGGCGGAATTTCTCATACAATTACGGCAGCTGAAAAAACGGCCGGAGTTGCTGTTATTAAAGGTTTAACAGGAGAAACTAAATATACTGCAACTTTGTTAAACGGAACAAAGAAACGTGGTACAGCAACTTTTACAACTGGAATTGATATCGGAACTGGCATTTTGGTTAAAGCAGAAGACAATAATTTAATTCAAAAAATTACTGATTCTCCAACTGGTTCTGTTCTTGTTCTAATGCCTGGAGACTATACAACTCAGACGGGATTAGTAGCTATAAATAAGACAATAACCATTAGAGGTCTTAGAACAGAAAATAAACCAAAATTAAAACTTAATTTCACTCTAGCTAATAATCCTGCAAATGCAAGTGAAGTGGTAAATTTCTCTTTGATTGATGTAGATATGAGCGGAAGCGGTTTAACAGGTGCTGCAATAGCAATAAGCACTGCTGCTCCAACACAATTAGGAGATGTTTTAATAAGTAATTCTAATGTTCACGATTTTCCTTCTCAATTAATGTATGGAAATGCTACAGCTAAATTAAAATCATTTACTGTTGATGGCAGTACTATTAAAAATGTAAATACTGCCGGTTCGGCTGATTTTGTTGACTTTAGAGCTACTTTTGTTGCAAATGTTTCTTTAACAAAAAGTACATTCGATACCTGTTCATCACGTGATTTTGTTAGGCTAGATGCTGTTCTTCCTGCTAATGGAGGTTTTTCTGGAACAGGTTTAACAAGTAATGTGTTAATTGATCAATGTACAATATATACACCTACATTACCACTTGCAAGTAGAATCTTGTATTTACGTTTTGTTTCAAATGCATCAATAGTGCGTAACACATTGTTTGCGGTTGGATCTGCAGTTTATACAAACTCAACTGCAACTGCAGCACCGACATTTTTGAATAATAATAATTTCAATTCTCCTAATTTGGCGCTAGTAGGAAGCAATAACAGACCTGATGCTTCTGCAACAACCTTAGATCCGCAATTTACAAATGCAGCGGGAGGGAATTTTACAGTTGGAAATCAATCGATAAAAGATAAAAAAATCGGAGATCCACAATGGCTTAAATAA
- a CDS encoding helix-turn-helix domain-containing protein yields MKSKPIEKIKTYSPKGFREKFLGEDNPIHLLFKSNSDHFFCLEIEEMMHMQHPVPPSKHSCHTLIFISSGQHVMKLGYQEYTTTNNEIIVVPAGQIFSLDNVNNIHNGYVCQFHPEIMVGKHGSRELLNDFDFLKISGNPKILLPSEDVPLITTIFKRLQKEYSDNDNANLNIVQTYLFALFYEMNKNAVQSPKSLSASEIITSKFKELIHVHIKTHHQVNHYASLLSVTPNHLNKCVKTVTGKSAVKWIDENILLEAKYLLFQTTLSINEIAAQVGHEDQSYFSRFFKKHEGVSPIQYRKMIDKS; encoded by the coding sequence ATGAAATCAAAGCCGATTGAAAAAATAAAAACCTATAGCCCAAAAGGATTTCGAGAGAAGTTTTTAGGAGAAGACAATCCTATTCATTTACTTTTCAAATCGAATTCTGATCATTTTTTCTGTCTTGAAATTGAAGAAATGATGCACATGCAGCACCCCGTTCCTCCTTCTAAACATTCTTGCCATACTTTGATTTTTATTTCATCTGGTCAGCACGTTATGAAATTAGGTTATCAGGAATATACAACCACGAATAATGAAATAATTGTGGTGCCGGCAGGACAAATTTTCTCGCTTGATAATGTCAACAATATACACAATGGCTATGTTTGTCAATTTCATCCAGAAATTATGGTTGGAAAGCATGGTAGCCGCGAACTTCTTAACGATTTTGATTTCTTAAAAATTTCAGGAAATCCAAAAATACTTTTGCCATCAGAAGATGTTCCGTTGATTACCACTATTTTCAAGAGACTGCAAAAAGAGTATTCAGATAATGATAATGCAAATTTAAATATTGTTCAAACGTATTTATTTGCTTTGTTTTATGAAATGAACAAGAATGCCGTTCAGTCGCCTAAGAGTCTTTCGGCTTCAGAAATTATTACAAGCAAATTCAAAGAATTGATTCATGTTCACATCAAAACACATCATCAAGTCAATCATTATGCTTCTTTGCTAAGTGTCACGCCTAATCATTTAAACAAATGTGTGAAAACGGTAACCGGCAAATCGGCAGTAAAATGGATTGACGAGAACATATTATTGGAAGCCAAATATTTGCTCTTTCAAACTACGCTTTCAATCAATGAAATTGCAGCGCAGGTAGGTCATGAAGACCAATCTTATTTCAGTCGTTTTTTCAAAAAACACGAAGGAGTTTCTCCTATTCAATATCGAAAAATGATTGATAAATCCTAA
- a CDS encoding DUF3347 domain-containing protein yields MKKSIIALATALTVVFSANTIQAKTNNAESTAIEMADSQLQSVYDAYFSVKDALIKSDSKLTSAKATTLLTAITAVKMDKLKSNEHTVWMKVVKKLTADAKSISTTTDLKKQRETFKSLSKSTYDLIKVSSPTEPIYKQYCPMADADWLSKEKAVKNPYYGSSMLTCGNVVETIK; encoded by the coding sequence ATGAAAAAATCAATTATAGCTTTAGCAACAGCACTTACGGTAGTATTTAGTGCAAATACAATTCAGGCAAAAACAAATAACGCCGAATCAACAGCAATCGAAATGGCAGATTCTCAATTACAATCTGTTTACGATGCATATTTTTCAGTAAAAGATGCACTTATTAAAAGTGACAGCAAACTGACTTCGGCGAAAGCGACAACTTTATTAACTGCTATTACTGCAGTAAAAATGGACAAACTTAAAAGCAATGAGCATACCGTTTGGATGAAAGTGGTTAAAAAACTAACTGCCGACGCCAAAAGTATTTCAACCACAACAGATCTTAAAAAACAGCGCGAGACTTTTAAATCTTTATCTAAAAGTACTTACGACTTAATAAAAGTTTCAAGTCCAACAGAACCAATCTACAAACAATATTGCCCAATGGCAGACGCTGATTGGTTAAGTAAAGAAAAAGCAGTTAAGAATCCGTACTACGGTTCTTCTATGCTAACTTGCGGAAATGTGGTAGAAACAATCAAATAA
- a CDS encoding MFS transporter codes for MKKSLIALSLGGLTIGITEFVMMGLLPDIASDMKVSIPVAGYLISSYALGVVIGAPLLVILGRNFPPKKMLLILALMLTVFNALSIIAPNYNFLFASRFLSGLPHGAFFGVGAVVASRLADKGKEAQAISIMFAGLTIANLIGVPIGTYIGHHFIWRYTFILIAIVGLLTFLFISLWMPKLEKAGDVNMKTQLQFFKKTEAWLIIGITAIGFGGLFAWISYIAPLLINISKFSPEDVSSILILAGLGMVVGNFLGGKLADKYSPAPTVLALLFVMVLDLLMVYFFSFNQYISLFLTFLTGAISFSVIAPIQMLMIKTAKDAEMIASAALQGSFNIGNALGAFLGGLPLAAGYNFASPNLIGIAMAITGMIITFTLMQKHKANLQLQRA; via the coding sequence ATGAAAAAAAGTCTTATTGCACTCTCTTTAGGAGGGTTAACTATTGGAATTACAGAATTTGTAATGATGGGATTACTCCCAGATATTGCTTCAGATATGAAAGTTTCAATTCCGGTTGCTGGATATTTAATTTCGTCTTATGCACTTGGAGTTGTTATTGGAGCGCCTTTATTAGTAATCTTAGGACGCAATTTTCCGCCAAAAAAAATGCTTTTGATTTTGGCGCTAATGCTGACCGTTTTTAATGCACTTTCGATAATTGCGCCAAATTATAATTTCTTGTTTGCTTCGAGATTTCTTTCTGGATTGCCACACGGAGCCTTTTTTGGAGTTGGAGCGGTTGTTGCCAGTCGCTTGGCTGATAAAGGAAAAGAAGCACAGGCCATCTCCATTATGTTTGCTGGTTTGACAATTGCTAACCTAATTGGTGTGCCAATTGGTACCTATATTGGGCATCATTTTATTTGGCGTTATACCTTTATATTAATTGCAATTGTTGGTTTATTGACATTTTTGTTTATTTCTTTATGGATGCCAAAATTGGAGAAAGCCGGTGATGTAAATATGAAAACGCAATTACAATTTTTCAAAAAAACTGAAGCTTGGTTAATCATCGGAATTACTGCAATTGGTTTTGGAGGATTGTTTGCCTGGATCAGTTATATTGCGCCGCTATTAATTAATATTTCTAAATTTTCGCCAGAAGATGTTTCTTCAATCTTAATCTTGGCGGGATTAGGAATGGTTGTCGGGAATTTTCTGGGAGGGAAATTAGCTGATAAATATTCACCAGCTCCAACCGTACTTGCATTATTGTTCGTAATGGTTCTTGATTTGTTGATGGTTTACTTTTTCTCTTTCAATCAATATATTTCGTTATTTCTAACATTTTTGACGGGAGCAATTTCTTTTTCAGTTATCGCACCAATTCAAATGCTAATGATCAAAACAGCTAAAGATGCTGAAATGATTGCTTCGGCAGCGCTTCAAGGAAGTTTTAATATTGGAAATGCTTTGGGAGCTTTTCTTGGCGGACTTCCTTTGGCAGCAGGTTATAACTTTGCTTCACCCAATCTTATAGGTATTGCAATGGCTATCACCGGAATGATAATTACTTTTACTTTAATGCAAAAACACAAAGCAAATTTACAACTGCAGCGCGCTTAA
- a CDS encoding RagB/SusD family nutrient uptake outer membrane protein translates to MKHKILIAGIFIASLFASCSDDYLDAPAKSTLDESVIFSSPDLASAAIDGIKIPFAETNSYRGRFLPFYGLNTDTEWYNSSQTVSDASDLCTYDAKPNNSQMNTANNSWAMSYSGIERANICIRGLRTYGNPTPGSQLGYLLGEALTLRAIYYADLVKAWGDVPGRFEPLNNATIYVGKTSRDVIYKQLLADLAEAATLVPWPGETKETTSVERINKAFVKGFRARLAMDASGYQQYPDGIRRSTDPELSVANMYALALAESRSVIASGSAHLESSFETFWRKYNQEYLTAGGESLWELPFSDGRGRMLFTFAVRHTTNDQFHANGANRGGTAGPLPTVFYDYDQKDTRRDVTCVPYKYGTAVNNIAKQELGALNTWYFGKYRYEWMTRFVTSTNDDGVNKIYMRYAEVLLIAAEAANEIEGPAAAAPYLKAVRARAFAAADQPAKVEAYVNAFTTKDAMFKALVDENKYEFTGEMERKQNLIRWNLLKAKMDEAKANMKDLSTRSGKYADVPSTLYYKFKADNVSLDIYGLNRGETTNPGTGYTSFAWTWTGAAADTKINTLYKPGVNPDNRQFWPIWQVFLDGSNGKLTNDYGY, encoded by the coding sequence ATGAAACATAAAATATTAATAGCAGGAATATTTATTGCAAGCCTTTTTGCTTCTTGCTCAGACGATTATTTAGATGCTCCGGCAAAATCAACCTTAGACGAATCAGTTATTTTTTCTAGCCCAGATTTGGCATCAGCAGCAATTGATGGAATCAAAATTCCATTTGCTGAAACCAACTCTTACAGAGGACGTTTTCTTCCTTTTTACGGATTGAATACAGATACAGAATGGTACAACTCTTCGCAAACTGTAAGTGATGCTTCAGATTTGTGTACCTATGATGCAAAACCAAATAATTCACAAATGAATACGGCAAATAATTCGTGGGCAATGAGTTATTCAGGTATTGAGCGTGCTAACATTTGTATTCGTGGTTTGCGTACTTATGGTAATCCAACTCCTGGATCTCAATTAGGATATTTATTAGGAGAAGCTTTGACTTTGAGAGCAATTTATTATGCTGATTTGGTGAAAGCTTGGGGAGATGTTCCAGGAAGGTTTGAGCCATTAAATAATGCAACTATTTATGTTGGAAAAACAAGCCGTGATGTGATTTACAAACAACTTTTGGCTGATTTGGCTGAAGCGGCAACATTAGTTCCTTGGCCAGGTGAAACTAAAGAGACTACTAGTGTAGAAAGAATTAATAAAGCTTTCGTAAAAGGTTTCCGCGCACGTTTAGCGATGGATGCAAGTGGGTATCAGCAATATCCTGACGGAATCAGAAGAAGTACAGATCCTGAATTATCAGTGGCAAATATGTATGCATTGGCATTAGCTGAATCGCGTTCGGTTATTGCAAGTGGATCAGCGCATTTGGAATCTTCATTTGAGACATTTTGGAGAAAATACAATCAAGAATATTTGACAGCGGGAGGAGAATCATTATGGGAACTTCCTTTCTCAGATGGTAGAGGACGTATGTTGTTCACTTTTGCAGTGCGCCATACTACAAACGACCAGTTTCATGCAAATGGAGCAAACCGTGGAGGAACAGCAGGACCGCTTCCAACTGTTTTCTATGACTATGATCAAAAAGATACAAGAAGAGATGTTACTTGTGTTCCTTATAAATATGGAACTGCTGTAAACAACATAGCGAAACAAGAATTAGGAGCATTAAATACATGGTATTTTGGGAAATACCGTTACGAGTGGATGACGCGTTTTGTGACTTCAACAAATGATGATGGTGTGAATAAAATTTACATGCGTTATGCTGAAGTTTTATTAATTGCTGCAGAAGCTGCAAACGAAATAGAAGGACCAGCGGCGGCAGCGCCATATTTAAAAGCAGTAAGAGCAAGAGCATTTGCTGCTGCGGACCAACCTGCTAAAGTTGAGGCTTATGTAAATGCTTTTACAACAAAAGATGCTATGTTTAAAGCGCTTGTTGATGAAAACAAATATGAGTTTACAGGTGAAATGGAGCGTAAGCAAAATCTTATTCGTTGGAATTTACTTAAAGCAAAAATGGACGAAGCTAAGGCAAATATGAAAGATTTGTCGACTCGTTCAGGAAAGTATGCTGATGTTCCATCTACTTTATATTATAAATTTAAAGCAGATAACGTAAGTCTTGATATTTATGGTTTAAATCGTGGAGAAACTACAAATCCAGGAACAGGTTATACCAGCTTCGCATGGACATGGACAGGCGCTGCAGCAGATACTAAAATCAATACTTTGTACAAACCAGGAGTTAATCCTGATAACAGACAATTTTGGCCAATTTGGCAAGTATTCCTAGATGGAAGTAACGGGAAATTGACTAATGATTATGGGTATTAA